From Shewanella psychrophila, a single genomic window includes:
- a CDS encoding substrate-binding periplasmic protein, producing MPGPHIAFLKAFILTSSTLLGLCGYAHGDDTSQQPTQVIKLAAEDNWAPFANASGTGISHTIINSAFSRVGVEVESIVVPYSRAVVMAKKGLVEGVFNLVKEKSTEDHFVFGEQALFSATASFYQNAKMPIQAVDKWKLPPNTKVGIIEGYEYGDELNLLPNVQIFELSNHNQLINLLLLDRIDLAIMYDLVADQYIQRMGVTADIKQTFTNHTGQVYLAFSKDNPQAENLAKLLDTGLSSLKKDGSYQKIMASIESTN from the coding sequence ATGCCAGGACCACACATCGCCTTTTTGAAGGCTTTTATATTGACTAGCTCAACCTTGCTTGGCCTATGTGGCTATGCCCATGGGGATGATACTAGCCAACAACCCACACAAGTCATCAAGCTTGCCGCTGAAGATAACTGGGCGCCATTTGCCAATGCCTCCGGTACTGGCATCTCCCATACCATTATCAATTCGGCTTTCTCTCGGGTGGGCGTTGAAGTCGAGAGTATAGTGGTGCCCTATTCTCGGGCTGTCGTCATGGCGAAGAAGGGACTCGTCGAAGGAGTCTTCAATCTAGTGAAGGAAAAAAGCACCGAAGATCATTTTGTCTTCGGCGAGCAGGCGCTATTCTCTGCAACGGCCTCTTTCTATCAGAATGCTAAAATGCCAATCCAAGCCGTGGATAAATGGAAGCTACCGCCAAATACCAAGGTGGGGATTATCGAAGGCTATGAATATGGTGATGAGCTTAATTTGCTGCCAAATGTTCAAATATTTGAGCTTTCCAATCATAACCAGTTGATCAACTTGTTGCTTCTGGACAGAATTGATCTTGCAATTATGTATGATCTAGTCGCCGATCAATATATTCAACGCATGGGTGTCACAGCTGATATCAAGCAGACCTTCACCAATCACACAGGCCAAGTCTACCTGGCTTTTTCTAAGGACAATCCACAGGCTGAAAACCTGGCAAAACTACTGGATACAGGCCTTAGTTCACTCAAAAAAGATGGCAGTTACCAAAAAATAATGGCATCGATCGAATCGACTAATTAA
- a CDS encoding thioesterase family protein, translating into MHKTVQSGKEMNFSSTFHFPVQIYYEDTDFSGVVYHPNFLKYFERAREHVIGANILATLWDEQGLGFAVYRSDMLCHDGVEFADIIDIRTRFYFESKYRTVWHQEIWRPNAKKPAVTANIEMVCMNKARQLTPMSADLLAHLSQSFTENNKSVSAL; encoded by the coding sequence ATGCATAAGACAGTTCAAAGCGGTAAAGAGATGAATTTCAGCTCTACATTCCATTTTCCGGTTCAGATCTATTATGAAGATACAGATTTTTCCGGCGTAGTTTACCACCCTAATTTTCTAAAATACTTTGAACGTGCCAGAGAACATGTCATCGGGGCTAATATTTTAGCCACACTTTGGGATGAGCAAGGCTTAGGTTTTGCTGTCTATCGCAGTGATATGTTATGTCATGACGGCGTTGAATTCGCCGACATCATAGACATCAGGACTCGTTTCTATTTCGAGAGTAAATACAGGACAGTCTGGCATCAGGAAATTTGGCGACCCAATGCGAAAAAACCCGCCGTCACCGCCAATATCGAAATGGTGTGCATGAATAAGGCAAGGCAACTGACCCCCATGTCGGCAGATTTATTGGCACATTTAAGTCAGTCATTTACCGAAAACAACAAGAGTGTGTCGGCTCTGTGA
- a CDS encoding putative bifunctional diguanylate cyclase/phosphodiesterase — translation MESGWPYWVLLLMCIAGIIIWYRYKKHETVFLQQLINFLDQRSNKPLNDSQGPVISSDNIPKKYARLYHELQKFIFELPGPSDKDKLTGLPNRLGVKSYLTGLSTMEKGSLVLIDIYRFRFVNDLLGFSVGDELLRQVSKRLLGPALQAAYVARMNEDEFLLYFEAQQSETILLALREQLQALYEIEGSTISVQIQMGVVDLHQHHTHVSALLRRLDLALIKAKSGKPFFACYAQGDDLSHQRELSIIHDLPKALQQGQLYLVYQPKLDVATGTYAQVEALMRWKHSELGYISPAEFIPLAEYGGMIELLSQWALEQVICQQAKWQAMGIHLQVAVNLSTQDIISTTLCDDIQTKLGGYSVSAGSLSIEITESQLMDDMELAITTIEKLKEIGVGVAIDDFGTGHSSLAYLKNFPVDEVKIDKAFLDDLLTDKRAAHIMRMSIDLARGLGFSTTVEGVETQVVSLALIEMGIDKIQGDLFAKPMTAKEIEAQQIRPG, via the coding sequence GTGGAAAGTGGCTGGCCCTATTGGGTGTTATTGTTAATGTGTATCGCTGGTATCATCATTTGGTACCGGTATAAAAAGCATGAAACTGTTTTTCTTCAACAGCTGATAAACTTCCTCGACCAACGCAGCAACAAGCCTTTGAATGACAGCCAAGGGCCTGTCATTTCATCTGATAACATTCCTAAAAAATATGCCCGGTTATATCATGAGCTGCAAAAATTCATCTTTGAGCTGCCCGGCCCAAGCGATAAAGATAAGCTGACCGGTCTGCCTAATCGTCTGGGGGTGAAATCTTATTTAACGGGATTGAGCACCATGGAGAAAGGTAGTTTAGTTTTAATCGATATCTATCGATTTAGGTTTGTTAACGACTTGTTAGGTTTCTCCGTTGGAGATGAATTGCTCCGGCAAGTGTCGAAACGGCTTTTAGGGCCTGCTCTTCAGGCTGCATATGTGGCGAGAATGAATGAAGATGAGTTTCTGCTTTACTTTGAGGCGCAACAGAGTGAAACCATCTTGTTGGCATTGCGAGAACAGCTTCAAGCCCTCTATGAGATAGAGGGAAGTACTATTTCGGTACAAATTCAGATGGGGGTTGTCGATCTCCATCAGCATCATACCCATGTTAGCGCCCTGTTGAGGCGTCTCGATCTAGCCCTAATCAAAGCCAAATCAGGTAAACCTTTTTTCGCCTGTTATGCCCAGGGAGATGATTTGAGTCATCAGCGTGAACTGAGCATTATTCATGACCTTCCTAAAGCACTCCAACAAGGTCAGCTTTATCTGGTTTATCAGCCCAAGTTAGATGTGGCCACAGGAACATATGCCCAAGTAGAAGCCTTAATGAGATGGAAGCACAGTGAATTAGGCTATATTTCCCCCGCAGAATTTATTCCCTTGGCGGAGTATGGTGGCATGATTGAGTTACTCAGTCAGTGGGCTCTGGAGCAAGTGATCTGTCAACAGGCAAAGTGGCAAGCCATGGGTATTCATCTTCAGGTCGCGGTGAATCTTTCGACCCAAGATATAATCAGCACGACCCTGTGTGATGATATTCAGACTAAGCTGGGCGGCTATAGTGTGTCTGCAGGTTCCCTTTCTATCGAGATCACCGAGAGTCAGCTTATGGATGATATGGAGTTGGCTATCACCACCATAGAGAAACTAAAAGAGATAGGTGTAGGTGTCGCCATAGATGATTTTGGTACCGGTCATTCTTCATTGGCTTACCTTAAAAATTTTCCCGTCGATGAAGTTAAAATTGATAAGGCTTTTCTCGATGACCTTTTGACAGATAAACGTGCCGCACACATAATGCGAATGAGTATAGACCTTGCGAGAGGTCTGGGCTTTAGTACCACAGTGGAAGGGGTTGAAACCCAAGTGGTTAGTTTGGCTTTGATTGAGATGGGGATCGACAAAATTCAGGGCGATCTCTTTGCTAAACCCATGACAGCTAAAGAGATCGAAGCACAGCAGATACGGCCAGGCTAA
- a CDS encoding HDOD domain-containing protein codes for MSTEHELLVRLLKKLKADALVLPTLPEVAMKVQEVVARPDSSPKQVAEIIGQDVAISARMIKVANSALYSRGVKAENVNSAVTRIGLTQIKAIATSVAMEQLFISTNEMVWEVMDEVWCASIEVTSAACAMLQIYNQSHKGSGLSFDTLTLAGLVHNIGALPVLTEAEAQPELFTSIEQLRALVRKMQGPIGRAVLKSWDFAPEVMEVVERWSDLSYLPDNVSYMDFVRAAAFYTGELRSGAELEERLDVFVQRGLPVTPDELASDDFLDKYHSIKLSYE; via the coding sequence ATGTCTACTGAACATGAACTATTGGTCAGGCTTTTAAAGAAGTTGAAGGCTGACGCCTTAGTTTTGCCAACATTGCCGGAAGTTGCAATGAAAGTTCAGGAGGTAGTAGCTAGGCCCGATTCGAGTCCTAAACAGGTCGCCGAGATTATAGGCCAAGATGTTGCTATCTCTGCAAGGATGATTAAAGTGGCTAACAGTGCCTTGTATAGCCGCGGGGTTAAAGCCGAAAACGTCAATAGTGCAGTTACCCGTATCGGCTTGACTCAGATAAAAGCCATTGCTACCTCAGTAGCTATGGAGCAGTTGTTTATCTCGACAAACGAGATGGTATGGGAGGTGATGGATGAAGTATGGTGTGCCTCTATCGAGGTCACTTCTGCGGCTTGCGCCATGTTACAGATCTATAATCAGTCTCATAAAGGCAGTGGGCTGAGTTTCGATACTCTGACTCTGGCGGGACTGGTGCATAATATCGGCGCTCTGCCTGTGTTAACGGAAGCCGAGGCTCAGCCTGAACTCTTTACTAGTATCGAGCAGTTAAGGGCGTTAGTGCGAAAGATGCAGGGGCCTATAGGCCGCGCCGTGTTGAAGAGCTGGGACTTTGCTCCTGAAGTGATGGAAGTTGTCGAGCGGTGGTCAGATCTTTCTTATCTGCCTGACAATGTCTCTTATATGGATTTTGTTCGTGCCGCAGCTTTCTACACCGGAGAGCTCAGATCTGGAGCCGAATTAGAAGAGAGGTTAGATGTATTTGTGCAGCGTGGTTTACCTGTGACTCCAGATGAATTAGCCAGCGATGATTTCCTCGATAAGTATCATTCGATTAAGCTGAGCTATGAGTAA
- the yegQ gene encoding tRNA 5-hydroxyuridine modification protein YegQ, translating into MFKPELLSPAGTLKNMRYAFAYGADAVYAGQPRYSLRVRNNDFKMENLATGIQEAHSLGKKLYVVSNIAPHNTKLKTYIRDMEPVVAMKPNALIMSDPGLIMMVREAFPEQVVHLSVQANAINWASVKFWQQQGIKRVILSRELSLDEIEEIRQRCPDIELEVFVHGALCMAYSGRCLLSGYINKRDPNQGTCTNSCRWKYDVHEAKQTETGDIVAVNPQGLVDQNGVQIEKPTLGEGQPTDQVVLLQEAGRPGEYMPAFEDEHGTYIMNSKDLRAIQHVDRLTKMGIDSLKIEGRTKSFYYVARTAQLYRQAIEDAASGKDFDRALMHNLEGLAHRGYTEGFLRRHVHDEYQNYDYGYSISDTQQFVGEFTGKRNDAGMAEIDVKNKFSVGDSVEVMTPQGNLTLKIEQLINRKSENVEAALGSGHFVFLALPDGVDIDKAVLLRNLPQGQDTRNPHA; encoded by the coding sequence ATGTTTAAACCTGAACTACTGTCTCCCGCTGGGACACTGAAAAACATGCGTTATGCATTTGCCTATGGCGCAGATGCAGTCTACGCAGGCCAGCCAAGATACAGCCTCAGGGTGAGAAATAATGACTTCAAGATGGAAAACTTGGCCACAGGTATCCAAGAAGCCCATAGCCTAGGCAAGAAACTCTATGTGGTGAGTAATATCGCCCCACACAATACTAAGCTAAAAACTTATATCAGGGATATGGAGCCAGTGGTCGCCATGAAGCCCAATGCCTTGATCATGTCTGATCCAGGTTTGATTATGATGGTCAGAGAAGCCTTCCCAGAACAGGTAGTCCACCTATCGGTTCAAGCTAATGCCATTAACTGGGCCTCGGTAAAATTTTGGCAGCAACAGGGCATTAAACGAGTCATTTTATCCCGTGAACTGTCACTGGATGAAATTGAAGAGATACGTCAACGTTGCCCGGATATCGAACTGGAAGTCTTCGTTCATGGTGCTCTGTGTATGGCATACTCGGGGCGCTGCTTACTGTCTGGCTATATAAACAAGCGCGATCCTAACCAGGGCACCTGCACCAACTCATGTCGCTGGAAGTACGATGTCCATGAAGCTAAACAGACAGAGACCGGTGACATAGTTGCCGTAAACCCTCAAGGCCTTGTGGATCAAAATGGTGTTCAAATTGAAAAGCCAACCTTAGGCGAAGGACAGCCCACCGACCAAGTCGTATTACTGCAGGAAGCTGGCAGACCCGGCGAGTATATGCCAGCATTTGAAGATGAACATGGCACTTACATCATGAACTCCAAAGATCTGCGCGCCATTCAACACGTCGATCGCCTGACTAAAATGGGCATAGATTCATTGAAAATCGAAGGGCGGACTAAGTCTTTCTACTATGTTGCACGTACAGCTCAGCTATATCGTCAGGCAATCGAAGATGCGGCATCGGGCAAAGACTTCGATCGCGCCTTAATGCATAACCTAGAAGGCTTGGCACACCGTGGCTATACCGAAGGCTTCCTACGTCGCCATGTCCATGACGAATACCAGAACTATGATTATGGTTACTCGATCAGCGACACCCAGCAATTCGTCGGCGAGTTCACAGGCAAGCGTAACGACGCTGGTATGGCTGAGATTGACGTTAAGAATAAGTTCTCCGTCGGTGACAGTGTCGAGGTGATGACCCCTCAGGGAAATCTTACCCTAAAGATTGAGCAGCTGATTAACCGCAAAAGCGAAAACGTCGAGGCAGCATTAGGATCGGGACATTTCGTCTTCCTGGCACTGCCCGATGGCGTAGACATAGATAAGGCGGTGCTACTGCGTAACTTGCCTCAAGGTCAAGATACCCGTAATCCACACGCCTAA
- a CDS encoding YfhL family 4Fe-4S dicluster ferredoxin: MALLIDDSCINCDMCEPECPNQAITMGEEIYEIDADLCTECVGHYDKPTCISVCPIDCIDPDPDNKETDDELLVKYHLITGKPVS; encoded by the coding sequence ATGGCTTTATTAATCGACGACAGCTGTATCAACTGCGATATGTGTGAGCCCGAATGTCCAAATCAGGCAATCACTATGGGCGAAGAGATCTATGAAATAGATGCAGATCTTTGTACTGAATGCGTCGGTCACTACGACAAGCCGACCTGTATTTCGGTATGTCCTATCGACTGTATCGATCCGGACCCTGACAATAAAGAAACTGACGATGAACTGCTGGTTAAATATCACCTAATCACTGGCAAACCAGTCAGCTAG
- a CDS encoding metallophosphoesterase family protein: MNPYKLSAVSLLIVAAISGCNSSSNDDNVTPEPEANIRIAFMPDIHFHDVYGEFSDGAFAGLPNSHSDQGATIRTMQSQMESTRLFNENYFAMIAALDDVVAKGIKYVALPGDFSDDGQPLHMRGLVKIFDRYSEEHGLEFFAAPGNHDPNRPFTQAAGKSDYLGVEGKQQRIFSKGKNECVDYEGDTAIIDAGHELLTICSEEVIEWGYKEIMAILGPHGFEPQKQHFYFETPYSSDDARTNYTYEKATSEAQYENRQFEICYEGTGGKYKQADYTQCSVVPDSSYVVEPVEGLWLLAIDANVYRPDKLITDKYDGSSSAGYNMMLTHKQQVIDWISDVVKSAKEQDKTLISFSHFPMTDFYNGASEEIEDIFGEGNFQLAREPEDDTSKALAATGLSVHVGGHMHFNDTGMKSYNIDGEQYTLFNIQAPSLAGYIPAYKVLNVLPHSQIEVETVILEEVPRFNELFEHYALEHEHLTEKGYEGIWNKAILNSDSYYQLTEWHITELTRLRFLPNEWPEDIKTMLFNMDGKQMMTLSQIETDITVCQLKAALELDLAGCPEPKNDTVLLQFLKDWKSAMDKAEALTIDNGLELRDFAQWNGTELALDFYRLRNADELAFRDIDETRLPQYKLLSEELSQFDQEITSLTLDQAEDASVGDLFKSRFGTLFYILERFATGEASDHFLIDTENGSLTDLKTVTDRAALL, from the coding sequence ATGAATCCATATAAACTGTCCGCAGTTTCACTGCTAATAGTCGCCGCAATATCGGGCTGTAACTCAAGCTCAAATGACGACAATGTAACCCCGGAACCTGAGGCTAATATCCGTATCGCCTTTATGCCTGATATTCATTTTCATGATGTCTATGGTGAGTTTTCCGATGGCGCCTTTGCAGGTTTGCCAAATAGCCATAGTGACCAAGGCGCAACCATCAGAACCATGCAATCTCAGATGGAGTCCACCAGACTATTTAATGAGAACTATTTTGCCATGATAGCGGCTCTTGATGATGTCGTAGCCAAAGGTATTAAATATGTTGCCCTTCCTGGCGATTTTAGCGATGACGGACAACCCCTTCACATGCGTGGATTAGTGAAAATATTTGACCGCTACAGTGAAGAGCATGGCTTAGAGTTCTTTGCCGCACCGGGAAACCACGATCCTAACCGTCCCTTTACCCAAGCAGCAGGTAAAAGTGATTATTTAGGAGTTGAAGGTAAGCAGCAGCGCATTTTCAGTAAAGGCAAGAATGAATGTGTCGATTATGAAGGTGACACAGCAATCATAGATGCGGGTCACGAACTTCTCACCATCTGTAGTGAAGAAGTTATCGAATGGGGCTATAAAGAGATCATGGCAATTTTAGGACCCCATGGTTTCGAGCCACAAAAACAGCACTTTTATTTTGAAACCCCTTATAGCAGCGATGATGCCCGTACAAATTACACCTATGAGAAAGCGACATCAGAGGCTCAATATGAAAACCGCCAATTCGAGATCTGCTACGAAGGCACCGGAGGAAAATATAAACAAGCAGATTACACCCAATGCTCAGTCGTACCAGACTCAAGCTATGTGGTAGAACCTGTAGAAGGGCTGTGGTTATTGGCAATCGATGCCAATGTCTATCGCCCTGATAAGCTCATTACAGATAAATATGATGGCTCGTCAAGCGCCGGGTACAACATGATGTTGACCCATAAACAGCAAGTCATTGACTGGATAAGTGATGTGGTCAAATCGGCAAAAGAGCAAGATAAAACCTTAATCTCCTTTAGCCATTTTCCCATGACTGATTTCTACAATGGTGCCTCGGAAGAGATTGAAGATATTTTTGGAGAAGGTAATTTCCAGCTGGCTCGAGAGCCAGAAGATGACACCAGTAAGGCGCTTGCAGCAACCGGCTTGAGTGTCCATGTCGGTGGCCATATGCATTTTAATGATACCGGCATGAAGAGCTACAATATCGACGGTGAGCAATATACCTTGTTCAACATACAAGCTCCCTCTCTTGCTGGTTATATTCCCGCTTATAAAGTGCTAAATGTTCTGCCTCACAGCCAAATTGAGGTAGAAACAGTGATACTCGAAGAGGTGCCTAGATTTAACGAATTATTTGAACACTATGCTCTGGAGCATGAACACCTTACAGAGAAAGGCTATGAAGGGATATGGAACAAGGCAATCTTAAATTCTGACAGCTACTATCAACTCACTGAGTGGCATATCACTGAGTTGACTCGCCTACGCTTCTTACCCAATGAGTGGCCGGAAGATATCAAGACCATGCTGTTCAATATGGATGGTAAACAGATGATGACCCTGTCTCAAATTGAAACAGATATCACAGTTTGCCAACTTAAAGCAGCTTTGGAGTTAGATTTAGCTGGCTGCCCTGAACCTAAAAATGACACTGTGCTGCTGCAGTTCTTGAAAGATTGGAAGTCAGCCATGGACAAAGCCGAAGCACTCACAATAGATAATGGCCTTGAACTGCGTGACTTTGCTCAATGGAATGGCACCGAATTAGCTCTGGACTTTTATCGCTTAAGAAACGCCGATGAACTGGCCTTCCGTGATATCGATGAAACGCGTCTGCCTCAATACAAGTTGCTGAGTGAGGAGCTATCCCAATTCGATCAAGAGATCACTTCACTAACACTGGATCAGGCTGAGGATGCCAGCGTCGGCGATTTATTTAAATCTCGCTTCGGCACACTGTTTTATATTCTGGAGAGGTTCGCTACAGGAGAGGCAAGTGATCATTTTTTAATTGATACAGAAAATGGCAGTTTAACCGACCTTAAAACAGTCACCGACAGAGCAGCCCTGCTATAG
- a CDS encoding heavy-metal-associated domain-containing protein, which produces MMQSSFFKQVLISIFFGLLSAIAIAPAQASTEDASIDRLKIQVKGIVCSFCAYGVEKNLAKLPFLDKTQFGQNGVLIDINTQEITLALLANRPVAYANIATAITKGGYDPVSYRGAIEGTIQNNHGRLYLVDQDKEQVYNLPQTTELTNIIGKRVLLDISLTAAQAQASNAEEVLVSAFRVSHVYESSEPTAPHREAKFRPGHDL; this is translated from the coding sequence ATGATGCAATCTAGCTTCTTCAAACAGGTACTAATCTCGATATTCTTCGGGCTGCTAAGTGCTATTGCTATTGCCCCTGCACAAGCCAGTACAGAAGACGCCAGCATAGATAGGCTTAAGATACAGGTAAAAGGCATTGTCTGTTCATTCTGCGCTTATGGCGTCGAAAAAAATCTCGCCAAACTCCCCTTCTTAGACAAAACACAATTTGGTCAAAACGGGGTATTGATAGACATCAATACCCAAGAAATCACCTTAGCCTTGCTAGCCAATAGGCCCGTAGCTTATGCCAATATAGCCACTGCCATCACTAAGGGAGGTTATGACCCAGTCTCATATCGTGGCGCTATCGAAGGTACTATCCAAAACAATCACGGCAGATTGTATCTTGTCGACCAAGATAAGGAGCAAGTCTACAACTTACCTCAAACAACCGAGTTAACCAATATCATCGGAAAACGAGTATTACTCGACATCAGCCTCACCGCAGCTCAGGCTCAGGCCAGCAATGCCGAAGAAGTTCTAGTCTCTGCATTTCGAGTATCCCATGTCTATGAGTCCAGTGAACCAACTGCGCCGCATCGAGAGGCTAAGTTCAGGCCGGGCCATGATTTATAA
- a CDS encoding transporter: MPALPHQPVMDMAPRWQGGWGFQLRRQSISSDTLLDDTTQITNESGLSRRVDTLWLEGIYTFKREIRLSFKLPYIVQSRTVMKDTEPVNETGSGIGDLIIGLPLKRYWNETDSTGNIAITPSIRLPTGGTGASFPVGDGSTDLGLSLSVSFEGAKLYQYYDLFYWVNNKGDMGINKGDEFGLDINIGWHLYHDNLSNTGIFLMLDISAALEQEGRDSAGITGGKRLYSGPVFVWYRAGVMFRAEYKFPLYEDVEGIQISHGDEFTLGIGFVF, encoded by the coding sequence ATGCCAGCACTCCCCCATCAGCCCGTGATGGATATGGCACCCCGTTGGCAAGGCGGCTGGGGCTTTCAGCTACGCCGACAAAGTATTAGCTCAGACACCTTGCTCGACGATACAACACAAATAACCAATGAATCCGGGCTCAGTAGGCGTGTAGACACACTCTGGCTCGAAGGCATTTATACCTTTAAACGTGAAATCAGGCTCAGCTTCAAACTTCCCTACATTGTGCAGAGCCGCACTGTGATGAAAGATACAGAGCCTGTAAATGAAACGGGATCGGGCATAGGCGATTTGATCATAGGTCTGCCACTGAAACGATATTGGAATGAGACTGATTCGACAGGAAATATTGCCATCACTCCCAGTATTCGCCTGCCTACCGGCGGTACTGGTGCAAGCTTTCCGGTGGGAGATGGCAGTACTGACTTGGGCTTAAGTCTCTCTGTCAGCTTCGAGGGAGCTAAATTGTATCAGTACTACGACCTCTTCTACTGGGTAAATAACAAGGGCGATATGGGAATAAATAAAGGTGATGAGTTCGGCCTGGACATTAATATCGGCTGGCACCTTTATCACGATAACCTCAGTAACACTGGTATATTCCTGATGTTGGATATCAGCGCCGCACTGGAGCAAGAAGGCCGAGACTCGGCAGGAATTACTGGGGGAAAGCGGTTATATTCCGGTCCTGTATTCGTCTGGTATCGCGCCGGAGTTATGTTTCGCGCCGAATATAAGTTCCCCCTTTATGAAGATGTGGAAGGCATTCAAATATCACATGGCGATGAGTTTACTCTTGGTATTGGGTTTGTATTTTAA
- a CDS encoding cation transporter has product MKVRILVSKKSTITTAISLVLLAPVLGIMPTVASAESRSVNLMVPTMDCGMCLITVRKALENLDGVEQAKVDFNDKTAKVIFDDDKVSVERLMQATKEAGYPSEGVEPNKLKNSNKGNE; this is encoded by the coding sequence ATGAAAGTACGAATATTGGTGAGCAAAAAGAGCACTATTACGACTGCCATATCCCTCGTCCTGCTAGCCCCTGTTCTCGGCATCATGCCTACAGTGGCGTCGGCCGAGAGTCGCAGCGTTAACTTAATGGTGCCAACGATGGATTGCGGCATGTGTCTCATTACTGTGCGTAAGGCATTGGAGAATCTCGATGGTGTGGAGCAGGCTAAGGTTGATTTTAATGATAAGACTGCCAAGGTTATCTTCGATGATGACAAGGTGAGTGTGGAGCGCCTGATGCAGGCGACCAAAGAAGCTGGTTACCCCTCTGAAGGCGTTGAACCTAATAAGCTGAAAAACAGTAATAAAGGGAATGAATGA
- a CDS encoding mercuric transporter MerT family protein, which produces MNTVPDDKTLKTDSPAWSMVGGVLAAIGASLCCAGPFVLLMLGISGSWISTLGAFYPLRPYFIVLVVGLFLWAGWKVYRPLGQCSADRICAVADNRRRFRILFWLTSLIAAMLATSPYWLVWMMA; this is translated from the coding sequence ATGAATACTGTTCCTGATGATAAAACCTTGAAAACAGACTCACCCGCCTGGTCTATGGTAGGTGGAGTGTTGGCTGCTATCGGTGCTAGCCTTTGCTGCGCAGGTCCATTCGTGTTGCTAATGTTAGGGATCAGCGGCTCATGGATCAGCACCTTAGGGGCATTTTATCCATTAAGACCCTACTTTATTGTCCTTGTCGTCGGCTTGTTCTTATGGGCGGGCTGGAAAGTGTACCGTCCGCTAGGCCAGTGTAGTGCTGACAGGATCTGTGCGGTAGCTGATAATCGCCGCCGTTTTAGAATTCTGTTCTGGCTGACGAGCCTTATTGCCGCCATGTTGGCCACTAGCCCCTATTGGTTGGTCTGGATGATGGCATAG
- the merR gene encoding Hg(II)-responsive transcriptional regulator, whose translation MFTIGQLAKAVEVNVETVRYYERQGLIKQPPKPVQGYRRYPQDTLLRLMFIRRAQGLGFTLHEIASLISLSVGHCSDIQLLAEKKLLTVRIKIDDLQRLEHSLTHLVDQCRHNPDEACCPIITSLVPEHA comes from the coding sequence ATGTTTACTATCGGACAACTCGCTAAAGCCGTCGAGGTCAATGTTGAAACGGTGCGCTATTATGAGAGGCAAGGCTTAATCAAGCAGCCACCTAAGCCTGTTCAGGGATATCGACGATACCCTCAAGATACCTTGCTCAGGCTCATGTTTATCCGCCGTGCCCAAGGACTGGGTTTTACTCTCCATGAAATAGCCTCGCTTATCTCTTTGAGTGTGGGACACTGCAGTGATATTCAGCTACTGGCCGAGAAGAAGCTATTAACGGTACGGATTAAGATAGACGATCTGCAACGACTGGAACACAGTCTGACTCATCTGGTGGATCAATGTCGCCATAATCCTGATGAAGCCTGCTGTCCCATCATCACCTCTTTAGTTCCCGAGCACGCTTAA
- the ubiT gene encoding ubiquinone anaerobic biosynthesis accessory factor UbiT, with amino-acid sequence MQLPLSGNIAKQLLTFGPKLIRQPLALVPFRLKADVLVRLLGLMLKQQAEDEELDFLSGRWVAINVEDMGLEFEVSYNSCWLVRPRSDAQVVFSGHSKELLLVAAGKEDPDTLFFQRKLSIEGDTELGLEVKNLLLSVEFDTMPSPIRHSIEKLALVIRQLQLKAEPEMA; translated from the coding sequence ATGCAGTTACCACTTTCTGGCAATATCGCCAAGCAACTCCTCACCTTCGGTCCTAAGCTTATTCGTCAACCACTGGCTCTGGTGCCATTCAGGTTGAAGGCCGATGTGTTAGTCCGTCTGTTAGGGTTAATGCTCAAGCAGCAGGCCGAGGATGAAGAGCTAGATTTCCTGTCTGGACGTTGGGTGGCCATTAATGTCGAGGACATGGGGCTAGAGTTTGAAGTCAGTTATAACTCGTGTTGGCTAGTACGCCCAAGAAGCGATGCACAAGTGGTGTTCTCGGGACACTCAAAGGAGCTGCTTCTGGTCGCGGCGGGAAAAGAAGATCCCGACACGCTTTTTTTCCAGCGTAAATTGTCCATCGAAGGTGACACCGAGCTGGGATTAGAGGTGAAAAATCTGTTACTCAGCGTCGAGTTCGATACCATGCCATCGCCTATCAGGCACAGTATAGAGAAGCTAGCACTGGTTATCCGTCAGCTGCAACTTAAAGCCGAGCCTGAGATGGCATAG